In a single window of the Plasmodium cynomolgi strain B DNA, chromosome 6, whole genome shotgun sequence genome:
- a CDS encoding PHF5-like zinc-finger protein (putative), whose protein sequence is MAAKHHPDLIMCRKQPGIAIGRLCEKCDGKCPICDSYVRPYTLVRICDECNYGSYQGRCIICGGTGISDAYYCKECCLCEKDRDGCPKIVNLGSAKTDLFYENKKYEFKRQ, encoded by the exons ATGGCAGCCAAGCAtc ACCCTGACCTGATCATGTGCCGCAAGCAGCCCGGGATAG CCATTGGTAGGCTATGTGAAAAGTGTGACGGGAAGTGCCCCATCTGTGACTCCTATGTGAGACCCTACACCCTCGTGAGGATATGTGACGAGTGTAACTATGGGAGTTACCAG GGCAGATGTATCATTTGCGGAGGGACGGGCATATCGGATGCGTACTACTGTAAAGAGTGTTGCCTGTGCGAGAAGGAC CGAGACGGCTGCCCCAAAATCGTAAACCTGGGAAGCGCAAAGACGGACCTGTTTTACGAGAACAAGAAGTACGAATTCAAGAGGCAGTAA
- a CDS encoding PHF5-like protein (putative) yields the protein MHQNLREDSKTVKSILTECLGGVTTPPLPVSKEGEEDSLVVTSQWSPPSGGRGTLTRGKDPRGGLIWTDGDEDLTKMTPKRTPKETTKETPKRTTKKTTKIFFKFEPFIIHVKCANLVSALRLLKVAQMAGLKQSGLLNFNRYVTVAIRGSMRLEHYVEGARSLQEDSIVKLLDVCNGKMDQNLRQLVWFYHCYREKLSDEGHIRSGTSPVGGDSSLQWKLLSNEEDLDKLFVWGHDMFIEEGNIYLFGGFAKGVRSRELKIFDVGRKSLRTYETPLPALSYHCFFRLDSNYACVFGGRRSPKSCTSDVWLYDVRRNAWCAAEWRSSGEKSRGDGRGDSRVDSRVDLRGDPRGDSRGDSRSDGEDASRPCGRYRHACAFVRRYRKKEKEVYLFYVHGGVTEKNEVLNDLWVGKLTVQGHLSVGPTAIIEWERKHCSGRVKQEGEEVPSPFVKNHTMVYNKRRNLIHIVGGCSSPWAEGVHPSQSCVEDSMDRLHTYDLKKDCFFYVHCGVSEEDGQAAFPLNRFSHATCAWGHNDFVLMGGLNMHRTLNDVWFFRMKESKWYRLGVFPFHSMYVRAKIACEGDYLYVEVKTALERIGAFDKGRKIEVYKAGTASGNDENSFLVPVVEKIEKSKNYEQVRQFFPFEKIQLTKEGHIFYIYRSSHGRKEKTNLKQCLTNLFYSFANEKVKSYLSESERKLIVRASAKYEVIGGIVIFHYRHMGSVLRLYRRCVEGSASKYMEMGTGKYTRLRTLLKKCRRRKLISYVDALWLDVRDAFNRFRGGRRGGEDRRQPRLRLRCIKTFLKFSSLARRRTVLRGQSSLAQLGRAPPCRGKEKAPPCRGKEKACLFNHPWCSLTYVGRRAVKVDQLAKMKKQLKYLRDSEYGKKNNPRGKRIKTIAIYEHIEGVKRKNLIHLVLGRNTKTMHIENNVVYKLDLEKCMFCSGNGTEKERIKNLYLDRSNMVVSKEIVVDLFCGVGYFTLPLLKLVGEGKIKEYYACDINGDSLRLLRDAVKLNKMETSQLHLLRQNSFVVTKNAQLLRRCHRVLLGLLPHSVEAWCNAFQLLDGQVGGTLHIHGIGESVFQEQFVSRVCTYDYVRSVKGCSQSVVTNLSLAELVRHGLHVTEGSHSGGAPSVGQSCPRGEEATSGGGDKLGKTAKGPYRGNNVPTSLHFAQFVLLEIFKLALKDYLAHKTNWVISILHVERVKSYAPRVYHYVVDVRCTPEKCSSGE from the exons ATGCATCAAAATTTGAGAGAAGACTCCAAGACGGTGAAGAGTATTTTAACAGAGTGCCTAGGTGGTGTGACaactccccccctccctgtGAGTaaagaaggggaggaggactCCCTGGTGGTTACTTCTCAGTGGAGCCCACCAAGTggaggaaggggaacacTAACTCGAGGGAAGGACCCCAGGGGAGGGCTAATCTGGACGGATGGTGATGAAGACCTCACCAAAATGACTCCAAAAAGGACTCCAAAAGAGACTACAAAAGAGACTCCAAAAAGGACAACAAAAAAGACGacaaagattttttttaaatttgaaccTTTTATTATTCACGTTAAGTGTGCCAACTTGGTGAGTGCGCTGAGGTTGCTGAAAGTGGCACAGATGGCTGGACTGAAGCAGAGCGGCTTATTGAACTTTAACCGTTACGTTACCGTTGCGATTAGGGGATCCATGCGATTGGAGCATTATGTGGAGGGTGCGCGTTCACTGCAGGAGGACTCCATCGTGAAGCTGCTTGACGTGTGCAATGGGAAGATGGATCAAAATTTGAGGCAGCTCGTGTGGTTTTACCACTGCTATAGGGAGA AACTGTCAGACGAGGGACACATAAGGAGTGGTACTTCCCCAGTGGGAGGGGACTCCTCACTGCAGTGGAAGCTCCTTTCTAATGAGGAGGACCTGGACAAGCTCTTCGTTTGGGGACACGATATGTTTATTGAGGAGGGGAATATTTACCTGTTTGGTGGGTTCGCTAAAGGAGTGAGGAGTAGAGAGTTGAAAATTTTCGACGTTGGGAGGAAGAGCCTTAGGACGTATGAGACGCCGTTGCCAGCGCTGTCTTACCATTGCTTCTTCCGGCTGGACAGCAACTACGCGTGTGTGTTCGGTGGTAGGAGGAGCCCGAAAAGTTGCACGAGTGATGTTTGGCTGTATGATGTGCGAAGGAATGCGTGGTGCGCAGCGGAGTGGCGGAGCAGTGGTGAGAAAAGTCGTGGTGATGGGCGTGGTGATTCGCGTGTTGATTCGCGTGTTGATTTGCGTGGTGATCCGCGTGGTGATTCGCGCGGTGATTCGCGCAGTGATGGTGAGGACGCCTCCCGGCCCTGCGGTAGGTACCGACACGCGTGTGCATTCGTCCGGAGGTACcgcaagaaggagaaggaggttTACCTGTTCTACGTGCACGGAGGCGTTACGGAGAAGAATGAGGTGCTGAATGACCTGTGGGTGGGGAAGCTGACCGTTCAGGGGCACCTGTCCGTGGGGCCAACTGCCATCATCGAATGGGAGAGGAAGCACTGCTCGGGGAGGGTCAAAcaagaaggggaggaggtCCCCTCCCCATTTGTAAAGAACCACACCATGGTGTATAATAAAAGGAGGAACTTGATTCACATCGTCGGGGGGTGTTCCTCTCCCTGGGCTGAAGGGGTACACCCGAGTCAGTCATGTGTGGAAGATAGTATGGACCGCTTACACACGTACGACTTGAAGAAGGactgctttttttatgttcactgTGGAGTCAGCGAGGAGGATGGCCAAGCGGCCTTCCCATTAAATCGCTTCTCGCACGCGACATGCGCGTGGGGGCACAACGATTTTGTCCTTATGGGAGGCCTCAACATGCATCGAACGCTGAACGACGTATGGTTCTTTCGTATGAAGGAGAGCAAGTGGTACCGGCTGGGTGTGTTCCCATTCCATAGTATGTATGTGAGGGCGAAGATTGCTTGTGAGGGGGACTACCTCTATGTG GAGGTGAAAACGGCTTTGGAGAGGATAGGGGCATTTGATAAGGGTCGCAAAATTGAGGTCTACAAGGCAGGTACAGCTAGCGGAAATGATGAAAACTCCTTTTTGGTCCCAgttgtagaaaaaatagaaaaatcaaaaaattatgaacaggtcaggcaattttttccatttgagaAGATACAGCTTACAAAGGAAGGacatattttctacatatataGGAGTTCCCAtgggaggaaagaaaaaacgaatttgaaGCAATGTCTGACGAATCTGTTTTACAGCTTTGCTAATGAGAAGGTGAAGAGTTATTTGAGCGAGTCCGAGAGGAAGCTCATCGTTAGGGCCAGTGCCAAGTACGAAGTTATAGGGGGTATTGTAATTTTCCATTACAGGCATATGGGGTCGGTTCTCCGGCTGTACCGCAGGTGTGTGGAGGGTAGTGCGTCGAAGTACATGGAGATGGGCACAGGGAAGTATACCCGTTTGAGGACCCTGCTGAAGAAGTGCAGACGTAGGAAGCTTATCTCATATGTGGACGCCCTTTGGCTGGACGTGAGGGACGCGTTCAATCGGTTTCGGGGAGGCCgaagagggggggaggacaGGAGGCAGCCAAGGCTACGCCTGAGGTGCATTAAAACGTTTCTTAAATTTTCGAGCCTGGCGAGGAGGCGTACTGTGCTGCGCGGACAATCGTCTTTAGCTCAGTTGGGAAGAGCACCCCCTTGtagggggaaagaaaaagcaccCCCTTGtagagggaaagaaaaagcgtGTCTTTTTAACCACCCCTGGTGCTCCCTTACATACGTGGGACGGCGCGCAGTAAAGGTGgaccagctagccaaaatgaagaagcaatTGAAATACCTACGTGATAGTGAATACGGGAAAAAGAACAACCCACGAGGGAAAAGAATCAAAACAATAGCAATCTACGAACACATAGAAGGagtaaagagaaaaaatttaatccaTTTAGTGCTAGGAAGGAACACCAAAACTATGCACATAGAAAATAACGTTGTGTACAAGCTGGACTTAGAAAAATGCATGTTTTGCTCAGGAAATGGGacagaaaaggagaggatAAAAAATCTTTATTTGGATCGATCTAACATGGTGGTAAGCAAGGAAATCGTTGTCGATTTATTTTGTGGTGTTGGGTATTTCACTCTACCTCTGCTTAAGTTGGttggggagggaaaaataaaggaatatTACGCTTGTGATATTAATGGAGATTCTTTGAGATTATTGAGAGATGCAGTAAagctgaacaaaatggagacaaGCCAGTTGCACCTATTACGACAGAACTCTTTTGTCGTGACGAAGAATGCACAGCTCCTTCGGAGGTGTCACCGTGTTCTCCTCGGCTTGTTACCGCACAGTGTAGAGGCCTGGTGTAACGCATTTCAACTTCTGGACGGTCAGGTGGGGGGTACTCTACACATACACGGCATTGGGGAGAGCGTTTTCCAAGAACAGTTCGTATCGCGAGTCTGCACGTATGATTACGTGAGGAGTGTGAAGGGGTGTAGTCAGTCTGTCGTTACCAATTTATCCTTGGCTGAGTTGGTTCGACATGGGCTGCACGTGACGGAGGGGTCTCACAGTGGAGGAGCCCCCTCGGTTGGGCAGTCGTGTCCCCGTGGTGAGGAGGCAACCTCGGGTGGTGGGGACAAATTGGGGAAGACGGCGAAGGGCCCCTACAGAGGCAACAACGTCCCCACGAGTCTCCACTTTGCCCAGTTCGTGCTGCTGGAAATATTTAAGCTGGCTCTGAAGGACTACCTGGCGCACAAGACCAACTGGGTCATCTCGATACTGCACGTGGAGCGCGTTAAGTCCTACGCGCCGCGCGTTTATCACTACGTGGTGGACGTGCGCTGCACGCCGGAGAAGTGTAGCAGTGGGGAG